Part of the Phragmites australis chromosome 23, lpPhrAust1.1, whole genome shotgun sequence genome is shown below.
AATTCAGCAGCAGCTAAATAGGCaggttcttgattcttctgtaCTTTGTCTATCTGTCTACCTACCTCTCATATTCTTTTCCctgtattttcatttttttgtttgtttgttctgTCTGCACAAGTCAAAATGGATATGCTATTCTACCTGTGCTAGAGGTTtccctctcatccacacatttTAACGGGCCAAGCCTGAATTTGTCAGTGTTCAGTTCTCCTTCCTCCCCTGTCAATTTCATGCTTCAATGAATCCTTCAAATGCTCCTCCTCCCTGATTTGTGATTcttatttgagaaaaaaaggtAATATTTTTCCTGTCCTTTCCTGTTGATTTTATCGCTGCTCAGCTCCAGGAGTCCAGGTGCCTCGCTATGCAGGTTCAGAGCTTCAGTTACTGCGGATCAATAGGCTTTGTAGATTGTACAACTACTGCACTCATGGCCCTTACTTTGCAAATTGAATTTCTGCGAGACTTAAAATTAAATTGCCACTGTATGTTCATACAAAAGGGCATAAAATAACAGTCGTTTGCATGTTCGATCACTCTCTCTGCACCTCGGAGTCCAGGCTCTTATTCTTGCAGCTAGAAATAAGACAGAATTTCTCTGCTTCTCCTTGCAGCGATCGAGTGTGCTGTGTGATGCTCGCCGTGGTGGTGATCTGAGCCATGAACCAGTTCGTCCCTGATTGGAGCAGCAACATGGGAGACGCCTTCGCGCCATTGGGGTTCGTTCTGAtcatccacttggtttctctgTTCTCTCTCGGTTTCTTGGACGTCCGAAAAAAGATTCATGGCCGATGTTGATTCTGTGATATGTTGTTGCAGCGGAGAGGACGACGGGCTCATCGAGCTGCTGTGGTGTAATGGCCAAGTGGTCATGCAGAGCCAGGCGCCGCGGAAGCCGCCGAGGCCCGAGAGGGCGGCGACCACGGCGACGGCTCTGGGGGTGCAGGACGACGAGGCGGCGGCGTGGTTCCAGTACCCTGTGGAGGACCCGCTCGAGAGGGACCTGTTCTCGGAGCTCTTCGGCGAGACGCCGGCCAACGCCGGCAGGGCGTGCAAGGTCAGCAAGGAGGAGGAGTGCGGGGGTGTGGCCGCGGTGACCGCGCCCCAGAGCACGCTGATGCCGCCGCCGATGCCCGGGCACGCGCCGCGGGAGAAGGCGACCTTGGGAGACGGCTGCGTCTCGGACGGTGCCGTGGCAAATATGTCCGTCGGCGAGTGTACGGCGGCGACGGAGGCCGGCGAGTCGTCCATGCTGACGATCGGGTCGAGCTTCTGCGGGAGCAACCATGTGCAGACGCCCCGCGCCGCGCGCGCCCGCGCACAGGGCGACGGTGCACCGCCGCCGGGGAGCGGGAAAACCGATGCCAGGTCCCGCGACGCGGCGACGGTGACCTCGTCATCGATGCAGCCGAGGTCATGCGCCGCCAAAACCGGGCTTCCCGGATCCGCCGCCCACCGGAGCGGCAAGCGGAAGCAGCGCGACGCCACAGAGACCGAGGTACACTCACTATTGATCGCGACATCGTCGCAGCACAATCACACGACTGGATCGATCAATGACACAGCCGCAATGCAGGATGTGGAGTTCGAGTCCGCCGCCGTGACGTGCGAGCCGGCGCAGAAGCTGACGACGGCCAAGCGACGGCGCGCTGCCGAAGTCCACAACCTCTCGGAGCGGGTAGGTCCCTTGCAAGAACCCTCACTAGCTACCTTCAGCTCCTCTTGCCTACACTTCTCCCGCGTTCCAAACGGGCCGTAgattttttccttctttcttttctggCCGCCATTGCTAATCTGCATGAATTCGATACAGAGGAGAAGGGACAGAATCAACGAGAAGATGAAGGCCCTGCAGGAGCTCATACCTCACTGCAACAaagtaatcaccaaaattgcaAACTTGCAGGGCAGTTCTCGTCCCATTTCTTTGCAATGGCGATCTCATCTCATGTATTCTTGCGTCGATTCCTCAGACGGACAAGGCGTCGATGCTGGACGAGGCGATCGAGTACCTCAAGTCTCTGCAGCTCCAGCTGCAGATGATGTGGATGGGCGGcggcatggcggcggcgggcccGGTGATGTTTCCGGCGGGGCTGCACCAGTGCATGCAGCGGATGGTGGGGCCTCCCAACGTGGCCTCCATGCCCCGGATGCCGTACATGGCGCCGCCGGCCGTGCAGATCCCCCCGGTCGGCCACATGCCGGTGGCTGACCCCTACGCGCACTGCTTCGCCGTCGACCACCTGCAGCCGCCGTCCCCCATGGTACCATCCATTTACAGTTTTAGTTGAGCGCGCATGCGTGCATGTCTCTGCTGTTTGCTGAGAGATTTCAGCAGCATTACCTGCAGGGGATGAGCTTCTACCAGCAGCAGAACCcggcgctgccgccgcccgTCGTGTCGGGCAGCAGCCTGCCGGCGGCGATCGCAAGGACATTTCCTTCTGACGGCACTCTGCACAAAAAATACGGTATGCAACTGTCCTGTCGTGGAACAAAAACCGTTTTGGAACATATAAATTTCACGTTAAATAGCTCGAGTTCCACGAGAATGGTGAGAATTCCTACGAGCTAAATCAAACTAACTTTTCTACTTATTATATTAAACGAGCCAAATCTAAATAAACTGAGCTAGCTCGTTATCTAAGCCCTACCTGTCCCGCTTGCCGGATTAAACTAGAGAACCCCTCCATGTATGTGGTGGGGGTGG
Proteins encoded:
- the LOC133906471 gene encoding transcription factor PHYTOCHROME INTERACTING FACTOR-LIKE 13-like isoform X4; this encodes MNQFVPDWSSNMGDAFAPLGGEDDGLIELLWCNGQVVMQSQAPRKPPRPERAATTATALGVQDDEAAAWFQYPVEDPLERDLFSELFGETPANAGRACKVSKEEECGGVAAVTAPQSTLMPPPMPGHAPREKATLGDGCVSDGAVANMSVGECTAATEAGESSMLTIGSSFCGSNHVQTPRAARARAQGDGAPPPGSGKTDARSRDAATVTSSSMQPRSCAAKTGLPGSAAHRSGKRKQRDATETEDVEFESAAVTCEPAQKLTTAKRRRAAEVHNLSERRRRDRINEKMKALQELIPHCNKTDKASMLDEAIEYLKSLQLQLQMMWMGGGMAAAGPVMFPAGLHQCMQRMVGPPNVASMPRMPYMAPPAVQIPPVGHMPVADPYAHCFAVDHLQPPSPMHYLQGMSFYQQQNPALPPPVVSGSSLPAAIARTFPSDGTLHKKYENCSKAEIKGTTS
- the LOC133906471 gene encoding transcription factor PHYTOCHROME INTERACTING FACTOR-LIKE 13-like isoform X3 — protein: MNQFVPDWSSNMGDAFAPLGGEDDGLIELLWCNGQVVMQSQAPRKPPRPERAATTATALGVQDDEAAAWFQYPVEDPLERDLFSELFGETPANAGRACKVSKEEECGGVAAVTAPQSTLMPPPMPGHAPREKATLGDGCVSDGAVANMSVGECTAATEAGESSMLTIGSSFCGSNHVQTPRAARARAQGDGAPPPGSGKTDARSRDAATVTSSSMQPRSCAAKTGLPGSAAHRSGKRKQRDATETEVHSLLIATSSQHNHTTGSINDTAAMQDVEFESAAVTCEPAQKLTTAKRRRAAEVHNLSERRRRDRINEKMKALQELIPHCNKTDKASMLDEAIEYLKSLQLQLQMMWMGGGMAAAGPVMFPAGLHQCMQRMVGPPNVASMPRMPYMAPPAVQIPPVGHMPVADPYAHCFAVDHLQPPSPMHYLQGMSFYQQQNPALPPPVVSGSSLPAAIARTFPSDGTLHKKYGNVI
- the LOC133906471 gene encoding transcription factor PHYTOCHROME INTERACTING FACTOR-LIKE 13-like isoform X1, with protein sequence MNQFVPDWSSNMGDAFAPLGGEDDGLIELLWCNGQVVMQSQAPRKPPRPERAATTATALGVQDDEAAAWFQYPVEDPLERDLFSELFGETPANAGRACKVSKEEECGGVAAVTAPQSTLMPPPMPGHAPREKATLGDGCVSDGAVANMSVGECTAATEAGESSMLTIGSSFCGSNHVQTPRAARARAQGDGAPPPGSGKTDARSRDAATVTSSSMQPRSCAAKTGLPGSAAHRSGKRKQRDATETEVHSLLIATSSQHNHTTGSINDTAAMQDVEFESAAVTCEPAQKLTTAKRRRAAEVHNLSERRRRDRINEKMKALQELIPHCNKTDKASMLDEAIEYLKSLQLQLQMMWMGGGMAAAGPVMFPAGLHQCMQRMVGPPNVASMPRMPYMAPPAVQIPPVGHMPVADPYAHCFAVDHLQPPSPMHYLQGMSFYQQQNPALPPPVVSGSSLPAAIARTFPSDGTLHKKYENCSKAEIKGTTS
- the LOC133906471 gene encoding transcription factor PHYTOCHROME INTERACTING FACTOR-LIKE 13-like isoform X2, which gives rise to MNQFVPDWSSNMGDAFAPLGGEDDGLIELLWCNGQVVMQSQAPRKPPRPERAATTATALGVQDDEAAAWFQYPVEDPLERDLFSELFGETPANAGRACKVSKEEECGGVAAVTAPQSTLMPPPMPGHAPREKATLGDGCVSDGAVANMSVGECTAATEAGESSMLTIGSSFCGSNHVQTPRAARARAQGDGAPPPGSGKTDARSRDAATVTSSSMQPRSCAAKTGLPGSAAHRSGKRKQRDATETEVHSLLIATSSQHNHTTGSINDTAAMQDVEFESAAVTCEPAQKLTTAKRRRAAEVHNLSERRRRDRINEKMKALQELIPHCNKTDKASMLDEAIEYLKSLQLQLQMMWMGGGMAAAGPVMFPAGLHQCMQRMVGPPNVASMPRMPYMAPPAVQIPPVGHMPVADPYAHCFAVDHLQPPSPMGMSFYQQQNPALPPPVVSGSSLPAAIARTFPSDGTLHKKYENCSKAEIKGTTS